Genomic DNA from Solanum pennellii chromosome 3, SPENNV200:
CATCAAATgtctatatttaaatataatatacataatcGGTGTATTAGTattgtatattcatcatcattttcAAATTAAACGTGTTTTAGTTGATCCAGGAAGCTTGGCCTACATATAAATCATAATGCGATAGAAAATGGTTGAGCAAATGGAGATTAGGGCCCCGTGGAGAATGGAAAGTCACTCCTATAAACGAATGAACAGGGTTTTTGGTCATGATTGAATAaaagattttgataatttaagaaatttgataaaaagaaataaatgggATGCTGAAATCTGTCcaaaaatcttaattttttagGAGATTTGGTATTTCTTTTTCGTTTTGGTCTAGAAAATACCGATCAGAGAAAGCACTCCTATATTGCCTAGTGTTGATTCAACAATTTGTGTTCAGGGGCGGAGCCACCTTGTTAACCCCCTTCGAtagaaaattatactatttatacatggttaaaataatagttttatatatatagtaggcGTGGAACCCCTTCGGCTAATCCGTGTGTCTAATTCAACAAATTTTGAACCcccttaatgaaaattttggctTCGCCATTTGTGTTTAGTGGAAAGTCTTGTCATCTCAAAGAATAATCGAATTTGCCCTTGCATGCGGGTCTTAAAGTCATGAATCTTTTATGGCAAAGGGGTGGTGCGGCACAGGGCCCCTCAGATCAAGCTTAACCcgtaaaatttttaattcgtCTTATCCTGCTtcacataacatttttttcattttcaacccCGCCACCTCAACCTGCAcccacataattttttaatattttctttttctaattaagtttgatactaaattaaaatttataaaaatcaattcattttttcatcaagttacattaatttaataaaaaaataaattattttttattgaaaatcatttttatttactatCTCGAATACTTTAATAGCTTTAAAGAAATTATCttagtaaataatattttatcaatgctataacatataaaaattaaattaaattaaatttaagccACATCAAAATACATATATCACCGTAGATGAGAGTTTCATGGTGCTAAATATAGAGAAGACAAGAAAGACTGGACTAAGGCAAATATTCTTCTTTTCATATCATCTTGTCCTTTAAAACATTTGTGCAAATGATATTTCTTAAGACGAAGAAACATCAACTTATCATctcatatgatgaaatattgattgtatttaatattttctcacacaaattttagtttaatcaaaagaaatttatgaattataatcTAAAAAAATCTTTAGTTACACCcaatttaaaaaacaaagataaaTCATAACATCTTAAATTTTATGATGAAGAGAGAAACAAACAAATCGTGCTATGATTTTCACTTGGGCCTTCCATTCTGTAATTGTTTTGGGTTTGGAATTGCACAAATGATANNNNNNNNNNNNNNNNNNNNNNNNNNNNNNNNNNNNNNNNNNNNNNNNNNNNNNNNNNNNNNNNNNNNNNNNNNNNNNNNNNNNNNNNNNNNNNNNNNNNNNNNNNNNNNNNNNNNNNNNNNNNNNNNNNNNNNNNNNNNNNNNNNNNNNNNNNNNNNNNNNNNNNNNNNNNNNNNNNNNNNNNNNNNNNNNNNNNNNNNNNNNNNNNNNNNNNNNNNNNNNNNNNNNNNNNNNNNNNNNNNNNNNNNNNNNNNNNNNNNNNNNNNNNNNNNNNNNNNNNNNNNNNNNNNNNNNNNNNNNNNNNNNNNNNNNNNNNNNNNNNNNNNNNNNNNNNNNNNNNNNNNNNNNNNNNNNNNNNNNNNNNNNNNNNNNNNNNNNNNNNNNNNNNNNNNNNNNNNNNNNNNNNNNNNNNNtatatatatatatatggaactACGTGGATAAAGCAGACGCTAGAGGCTGATTGTCATTATCATCTATGTGATAACCATATATATTttgtctatttattttttacaaatttcatatacataaagaatgcgtaaaaattacaataaattatgataatcaccaatttaatatatatttataaaagaagtaacatgtattattttttaatttagaagCAACTAAAAAGTACGATAAATCTCAATTATTAACAACATAATTTTTGCAATTCTATTTATGCTACATATTTTAGGGCAACAAAATTCCCTAAATCCGTTTTACAAAGAttgatctagtttgacttgataatatgtttaaaaaaagaagaaaaagtcattattttttaaacagacCAAGGATAGGATTATTATTGACTGAAAGTAATATAtactatttataaattacaataactaatcacttaaaatatttaaaaatcatattaaaatttaaataattctcTAACTTTTATCTATACAACATAAGATAAGACTAAAAAATAGTTATAGATAAAAGATTATTATTGACTGATCAAAGAAATATAtactatttataaattacaataagtaattacttaaaatatctaaaaatcatattaaaatttggaTAAACTCTCTAAATTTTATCTATATAACAGAAGATTAGGCTAAAAAATACTTATAGATATTGATCCCGTACTACCATAAACACTTATGTCTAGTAATTATAATAGTATTTGAAGAAATTCCAATAAAACTAtgaattatcatatttatagtaaaaattCGGAAAGTACAATAATTCGTAACATCAGAATCAGTTGGACGGCGGTTTACAAGACATCAACCTAACGTGTGGCTACCTGAAGTCGAATTAGTGTCTCatgacatatttttttgttctttctttcgtatttacaaataattttatcttgtTGTGCACTTACATCACTTCATTCCTTTTTTTATCACCgtaaatcttaaaaataataataacaataaaatataaaaaaaaaagataaattgagTCCCCTATTTTGTGTCTCTCTCACCATTGATCCTCAGTCAACACTCCATGCCTTCTCCCATCACCAatacttcttctttttcttcctccATCCGCTTCATGGGTCTCCTTAAACAACCTGACTCCAACCCTAACAACAACATCCTAGATGAATTCGACGAGAGCGATGTTTTCTGGTCTGAATCCCCTGATTCCGCTGTCGTTAATTCCTTCTCTCCCCCTACCCCTACCCGCCACCTCCCTCAACGTCCCCCTACCCTCTACAAACCTTCAAATTCCGGTCTCTCTGCTGCTCTTACCGACGACCACCACCCTCTTGTCCGTCGTAAATCTACCCTCAACCCTACCGTATCTGCCACATCCGCTGCGAAGATGATTCCACCGGTGTTCCGTTCGGAGAATTCAAATCGTAATTCTCACCCTAAATTTCATCAATCTGCTCCGGTAAACGTGCCCGTGTGGCAGAAGAAGGATGGACCGGTGGGTGGATTAGACCAATTTGATGAGGTGGAAGATGAAGTGGAAGGGGAGGAAATGGTTCCTCCTCACGTGTTGGTGGCGCAGTCGCACGTGACGTTCTCTGTTTTTGAAGGCGTTGGGAGGACGCTAAAAGGAAGGGATTTGCGGCGTGTTCGTAATGCTGTATTTCAGAGAACAGGTTTTATTGATTGAccccaaaattaaaaagaaaaagaggaagaagaggttaatcaatttgttatttttggtgATTGAATTCTgaagaataatattaatttcGAAGGAGTCAGTTGCACTACGTTCATTTCAAGCTTTGTATATTAGAATTTGGCACATTCTCATTTGGAAAATGGTTATTTAATTGTAATTAGGAATTATGGTGAAGTAATCGTCATCCCAAATACAGATGTTTCTTTTTTCTGTTAAATATAATAGCTTGAGTTTTGAACTATGATAATGCTCAAATTGGttattattttgattcattCAAAGTGAACTTCTTGTTATGTTAGCTCAATAATGCAGCAGCAGGGGAATTACTAATTCGTTCCAATCCTTGGAGACTGGTGTTCGCGTGCCCAGGCAGATAGCAatgaattcattattattttcttgttaCATATATGCATGATGTGAATACCTAACCTTAACTTGTTATAACCCTTGTTATTTGAGAATCTGCCATGATGGGGACTAGTAGTGAGGTCGATTTTGGCGCGAAATGCTTAAGAAAAGCATACAGTAAATGCTAAAAGTTGATATTATGATGGCAATTATGCTCAGACGAGACAAAAGGTAAAACTTCCGGAAATTTCCATGGTATATACTTGTGGGTGGGATTTACTACATGTAAATCGATATATGTAGTGACATTTGCAGCTGAAAATATCACCTTATGAATCTAGAGTTCATAGTTCTATTGCAGCTTCTATTATCTTGAGAAACTTGATTTCGCATTTTGGATTATTTAAGCGTGCTTTAACTAATCATTCCAAGGAATGTACAAACCCTATAAGcccaaaagtaaaatttacAGTCTAGTTGTGGGGCTCTAAGCAATATGGCAAAAATTGAGATATTAACAGAATTGTTACTTGATTTGTATCTAAGTTTGTTGTTCTTATGATGTATGTTGTTTCTGGTAAGGCAAGTCTATCCGATTTTCTTTGATGTTCGCTATCAAAGTATATTCTACTGTAAGAGTTAAGCTATCTTTTGTATATTCCTCATTGCTttgtaaattttcttcaatCGCTCTGCGGATCCAGGTGACTGCCTCTGGTAGAGGCTGAAAGCTGACTCGCTCAAGTGTAAACTCTATTGCACTCTGTTGAATTACATTTATGCGAATATTTAGTTATTGCCGAGTGATTAATAACCTCAAGACATTGGCATCAGCTCCCTGAATGGTTAAATCATCGTCTGTTAGATGTTTACATGGAGCATATTCTGCCTGCATCTTTCAGGCTGTGTGGGAAGAAAGAAATGAGAGATATTTTAACATTCATCTTTTGTTTCAAATGTATATGTTT
This window encodes:
- the LOC107013749 gene encoding uncharacterized protein LOC107013749; the protein is MPSPITNTSSFSSSIRFMGLLKQPDSNPNNNILDEFDESDVFWSESPDSAVVNSFSPPTPTRHLPQRPPTLYKPSNSGLSAALTDDHHPLVRRKSTLNPTVSATSAAKMIPPVFRSENSNRNSHPKFHQSAPVNVPVWQKKDGPVGGLDQFDEVEDEVEGEEMVPPHVLVAQSHVTFSVFEGVGRTLKGRDLRRVRNAVFQRTGFID